One window from the genome of Haloprofundus halobius encodes:
- a CDS encoding glycosyltransferase family 4 protein → MKILLLADWTYPCDHQFLTNVYAENFVERGHDVTWVMRPDDPDQKRTERHTWNGSDVYVLPKTAFDPVRNYLRYRTGRITENALFSTDIEFADFEIVHVRNDLPMGLAAAHIANTHDVAFAHQISHLKAESLVEAYREGFESRAAWVKGHLGKRLRRVVADEADLLLPISEAMAEYLSRRGYNTPMEVLPTGTEVSDEVPNGDSFESKYSVESDHVLLYMGSMSPIRRLEFLFDVLGEVKQSHDVELFMLGGRSKERRERLKRLASEAGVSSNVTFTGWITDRDEIDAAVAAADIGLSPLPIDSVLRMNAPIKTLEYMSLATPVVASATPDQRAVLEESDAGMAVDYDVGQFSAAIEKLLSSPEQRRQMGQRGRDYVSERRNFHVLTEKVERMYESIVHDS, encoded by the coding sequence ATGAAGATATTATTACTCGCCGACTGGACCTACCCCTGCGACCACCAGTTCCTGACGAATGTCTACGCCGAGAACTTCGTCGAACGCGGTCACGACGTGACCTGGGTGATGCGGCCGGACGACCCGGACCAAAAGCGAACCGAACGCCACACGTGGAACGGCTCCGATGTGTACGTCCTCCCGAAGACGGCGTTCGACCCGGTCCGAAACTACCTCCGCTATCGAACCGGGAGAATCACCGAGAACGCGCTGTTCTCGACCGACATCGAGTTCGCCGACTTCGAGATCGTTCACGTCCGAAACGACCTCCCGATGGGACTCGCCGCGGCACACATCGCGAACACTCACGACGTAGCCTTCGCGCACCAGATTTCACATCTCAAAGCGGAATCGCTCGTCGAAGCCTATCGTGAAGGATTCGAGAGCCGAGCGGCGTGGGTGAAAGGCCATCTCGGGAAGCGACTTCGCCGAGTCGTCGCCGACGAAGCCGACCTCCTACTCCCTATCAGCGAAGCGATGGCGGAGTACCTCTCTCGTAGAGGGTACAACACGCCGATGGAAGTGCTGCCCACGGGAACCGAAGTGAGTGACGAAGTTCCGAACGGCGATTCGTTCGAATCGAAGTACAGCGTCGAAAGCGATCACGTCCTCCTCTATATGGGGTCAATGTCTCCGATACGTCGATTGGAGTTCCTCTTCGACGTACTCGGGGAGGTAAAGCAATCGCACGATGTCGAACTGTTCATGCTCGGCGGTCGCTCGAAGGAGCGGCGTGAGCGGCTGAAACGACTCGCTTCGGAGGCGGGCGTCTCTTCAAACGTCACGTTCACCGGATGGATAACAGACAGAGACGAGATTGACGCCGCAGTCGCTGCCGCGGATATCGGGCTCTCTCCGCTCCCGATAGACAGCGTTCTCCGAATGAACGCACCGATCAAGACTCTCGAATACATGAGTTTGGCTACGCCGGTAGTGGCGTCGGCGACTCCCGACCAGCGCGCAGTCCTCGAAGAGTCTGATGCAGGAATGGCTGTCGACTACGACGTGGGCCAGTTTTCGGCGGCGATCGAGAAATTGCTCTCCTCACCGGAACAGCGACGACAGATGGGTCAACGGGGGCGCGACTACGTGAGTGAACGGCGGAATTTCCACGTTCTAACCGAGAAGGTGGAGAGGATGTACGAGAGCATCGTACACGACTCTTGA
- a CDS encoding asparagine synthase-related protein — translation MIESNSWSVDDYLTFLHFRYYPAGGKTDIPPQIRSAISNQTLEYSKPELLERGEQCILQSIKNHIKNASANNTHVVPLSGGLDSRTILAALITSNKVDQQNIKTVSFGSPRTWDFELGQQIARAAGVKNIAIDLTSPEVDWSIDNLLNVAQSSSKPVPILEARANRLPVENFESKNTIFWSGFMGDPSVGSHQPSNPHRDWELAKSEFIDNNLIIGDSPLHKPDFVGQLPSEAYFDESLLTYEEQLDFAIRQENYIRPTVVPDEQYLTPFACDEWLSFWLNIPRDQRRGRKLFRQVVYSAFPDLFSLPSSTNYGLPITSSRLQGNLNGVKEIAKNWLYSKIYKKTYTHPNTNYLNFESAIRGPHQLHKSAEYLLESFEERDILEINLSSIWDQHQAGEDHTELIRSVMSLESHLLSN, via the coding sequence GTGATCGAATCTAACTCCTGGTCAGTAGATGACTATCTGACATTCCTTCATTTTCGCTACTATCCTGCCGGTGGGAAGACAGATATTCCACCACAAATTCGGAGTGCTATCTCTAATCAAACTCTTGAATATTCAAAACCTGAACTACTAGAACGTGGTGAACAGTGCATACTACAGTCAATAAAGAACCATATTAAGAACGCTAGTGCAAATAATACGCATGTAGTCCCTCTTAGCGGTGGACTTGATTCTCGGACAATATTAGCGGCTCTAATCACGAGCAATAAGGTAGACCAACAAAATATCAAAACTGTGAGTTTTGGGTCCCCCAGAACATGGGACTTCGAGTTAGGACAACAAATTGCAAGGGCTGCAGGGGTGAAGAACATTGCAATAGACCTTACAAGTCCTGAGGTAGATTGGTCTATTGATAATTTACTCAACGTTGCGCAGTCATCCTCGAAACCAGTACCAATCTTAGAAGCGCGGGCAAACCGACTACCTGTCGAAAATTTCGAATCAAAAAACACCATCTTTTGGTCTGGATTCATGGGGGACCCTAGCGTGGGATCTCACCAGCCCTCAAATCCTCATAGAGATTGGGAGCTAGCCAAATCCGAGTTCATAGACAATAATTTGATTATAGGTGATTCACCACTACATAAGCCAGATTTCGTTGGTCAACTACCAAGTGAAGCATATTTTGATGAATCTCTTCTGACCTATGAAGAACAATTAGACTTTGCTATTAGACAGGAGAACTATATCCGACCAACAGTTGTACCTGATGAACAATATCTCACACCATTTGCCTGTGATGAGTGGCTCTCCTTCTGGCTAAACATTCCGAGAGACCAACGTAGAGGCCGTAAGTTGTTTAGACAGGTTGTTTATTCAGCATTTCCTGATCTATTTTCACTCCCGTCTAGCACAAATTACGGACTTCCAATCACGTCTTCAAGATTACAGGGTAATCTCAATGGTGTAAAGGAAATCGCCAAAAATTGGTTGTATAGTAAGATATATAAGAAAACTTATACGCATCCCAATACCAATTATTTAAATTTCGAATCAGCAATTCGAGGCCCTCACCAGTTACATAAAAGTGCCGAATATCTCCTAGAATCATTCGAAGAACGAGACATCTTGGAGATTAATCTTAGCTCAATATGGGACCAGCATCAGGCCGGTGAAGATCATACTGAGTTGATCCGTTCGGTCATGTCTCTTGAATCGCACCTATTGTCCAATTAG